In Bos indicus x Bos taurus breed Angus x Brahman F1 hybrid chromosome 23, Bos_hybrid_MaternalHap_v2.0, whole genome shotgun sequence, a single genomic region encodes these proteins:
- the LOC113882052 gene encoding olfactory receptor 2G3-like — protein MKGTNASTLAGFILLGFSDQPHLEMVLLLVVSIIYILTLMGNTAIILVSYFNPKLHTPMYFFLSNLSFLDLCFTTSVVPQMLWNLKGPDKTISYTGCVIQLYVALGLGSTECVLLTVMAYDRFNAICRPLHYGVVMHPKLLQQLAALAWISGFVESTVQTILVFQLPLCSHHMVDDFMCEEPALIKIACVNTTFLENELSIACVLYVVIPLGLILVSYGCIVRNVLKIKSTEGRRKAFGTCGSHLIVVVLFFGTLASIYIQPKSKYTQNYSKFLTLFYTVVTPSLNPLIYTLRNKEAKWALRRLLGRDPS, from the coding sequence ATGAAAGGAACAAATGCTAGCACTCTGGCAGGTTTCATCCTACTGGGCTTTTCTGACCAGCCCCACCTGGAGATGGTTCTCCTTCTCGTGGTCTCTATCATATACATTCTGACACTGATGGGGAACACAGCAATCATACTGGTCTCATACTTTAACCCCAAACTCCACAcacccatgtatttcttcctctccAATCTCTCCTTCCTGGACCTCTGTTTCACCACCAGTGTTGTCCCACAAATGCTTTGGAATCTCAAGGGGCCTGACAAGACCATTAGCTACACTGGCTGTGTGATCCAGCTGTATGTTGCTTTGGGGCTGGGCTCCACAGAGTGTGTCCTGCTGACTGTtatggcctatgaccgcttcaATGCCATCTGTCGACCCCTCCACTATGGAGTGGTCATGCACCCAAAGCTCCTCCAGCAACTAGCAGCTCTGGCCTGGATCAGTGGCTTTGTGGAGTCCACGGTTCAGACCATCCTTGTTTTCCAATTGCCTCTCTGCAGCCATCACATGGTGGATGACTTCATGTGTGAGGAGCCTGCCCTGATTAAGATTGCCTGTGTGAACACGACCTTCCTGGAGAATGAGCTCTCCATAGCTTGTGTCCTCTATGTGGTAATACCTCTGGGGCTTATTCTGGTCTCCTACGGCTGCATTGTTAGGAATGTGCTGAAGATAAAAtccactgaaggcaggaggaaagcatTTGGGACTTGTGGGTCCCACCTAAttgttgtggttttgttttttgggactCTAGCTTCCATTTACATTCAACCCAAGAGCAAATACACACAGAATTACAGCAAATTCCTCACCCTCTTCTACACTGTAGTGACACCCTCACTTAATCCTTTGATCTACACCTTGAGAAACAAAGAAGCTAAGTGGGCGCTAAGAAGGTTGCTGGGAAGAGACCCAAGTTAG
- the LOC113881477 gene encoding olfactory receptor 2G3-like, whose amino-acid sequence MKGTNASTPAGFILLGFSDQPHLEIVLLLVVSIIYILTLMGNTAIILVSYFNPKLHTPMYFFLSNLSFLDLCFTTSVVPQMLWNLKGPDKTISYTGCVIQLYVALGLGSTECVLLTVMAYDRFNAICRPLHYGVIMHPKLLQQLAALAWISGFVGSTVQTILVFQLPLCSHHMVDDFTCEEPALIKIACVNTTFLENELSIASVLYVVIPLGLILVSYGCIVRSVLKIKSTEGRRKAFGTCGSHLIVVVLFFGTLASIYIQPKSKYTQNYSKFLTLFYTVVTPSLNPLIYTLRNKEAKWALRRLLGSDPS is encoded by the coding sequence ATGAAAGGAACAAATGCTAGCACTCCGGCAGGTTTCATCCTACTGGGCTTTTCTGACCAGCCCCACCTGGAGATAGTTCTCCTTCTTGTCGTCTCTATCATATACATTCTGACACTGATGGGGAACACAGCGATCATACTGGTCTCATACTTTAACCCCAAACTCCACAcacccatgtatttcttcctctccAATCTCTCCTTCCTGGACCTCTGTTTCACCACCAGTGTTGTCCCACAAATGCTTTGGAATCTCAAGGGGCCTGACAAGACCATTAGCTACACTGGCTGTGTGATCCAGCTGTATGTTGCTTTGGGGCTGGGCTCCACGGAGTGTGTCCTGCTGACTGTtatggcctatgaccgcttcaATGCCATCTGTCGACCCCTCCACTATGGAGTGATAATGCACCCAAAGCTCCTCCAGCAACTAGCAGCTCTGGCCTGGATCAGTGGCTTTGTGGGGTCCACTGTTCAGACCATCCTTGTTTTCCAGTTGCCTCTCTGCAGCCATCACATGGTGGATGACTTCACGTGTGAGGAGCCTGCCCTGATTAAGATTGCCTGTGTGAACACAACTTTCCTGGAAAATGAGCTCTCCATAGCTTCTGTCCTCTATGTGGTGATACCTCTGGGGCTTATTCTGGTCTCCTATGGCTGCATTGTGAGGAGTGTGCTAAAGATAAAAtccactgaaggcaggaggaaagcatTTGGGACTTGTGGGTCCCACCTAAttgttgtggttttgttttttgggactCTAGCTTCCATTTACATTCAACCCAAGAGCAAATACACACAGAATTACAGCAAATTCCTCACCCTCTTCTACACTGTAGTGACACCCTCACTTAATCCTTTGATCTACACCTTGAGAAACAAAGAGGCTAAGTGGGCACTAAGAAGGTTGCTGGGAAGCGACCCAAGTTAG